CCGGTGACCGTGTTCACGAGCACCAGCAGCAGCAGCCACACCACGCGGCGGCGCATAACGTTCAGGATGCTCGTCGTGAAGTAGTTGCCCTGCTCGCCGCCCTGCAGCGCGCCGAGACGGTAGATGTCCTCGGTCGTCTCCTGCTCCATGATGTCCACCACGTCGTCCCACGTCACAATGCCCACCAGCCGCTCCTCGGCGTCCACCACCGGCACGGCCAGGATGTCGTAGTCGCGCAGCACCTGCGCAACCTCTTCCTGGTCGGTGTGCGTGGAAACCCACTTGGGGTTGACGGTCATGATGTCGCCCAGCTTCGCCTCAGGAGGCGCGATCACCAGGTCCTTGAGCGAGACGGTGCCCAGGAGGTGGCGCTGGTCGTCTATGACGTAAGCGACGTATATGGTCTCGCGGCGGAGCGCCAGCTTGCGGATGCGCTCCAGGGACTGCGCAACGGTCATGTCCCGGCGCAGGTCTATGTAGTCCGGCGTCATGATGCGGCCGGCGCTCTCCTCCTCGTAGCCCAGGAGGGCGAGAGTGGAGGCGCGCTGCTGCGGGGAGAGGTGCTGGAGGAGGCGCTTGGCGGACCATCGCGGGCACCTCGTCGAGGAGGGCGGCGCGGTCGTCCGGGGACATCGCCTGCAGGAGCTCCTGCGCCTTGTCCGTGGTGAAGGCCTCCAGGATGCGGCGCTGCTGCTCGGGGTCTAGCTGCTCGAAGACCTCAACGGCCTGGTCCTTGGGAAGAAGGCGAAACGCGGCAAGGACGTGCTCTTCCGGCATGTCCTCGATAAGGCCCACCACTTCCGCGGCGTGCATGGTTGAAAGCTCGTGTCGCAGCGCGTCGTAACGGCGCTGCTCCAGGAGGCTCTGCGCTCCGTTCTGGTCCATCTGAAGCGCCCCCGCCGTTAGCTGTGTTCATATGGTCCAGACCACCTGGCAGACTTTGTGAAATTCGTGTCAAACTGCGCGGCCAAAGGGAATTTTGCTCCCGCAATCGCCGCATGTCAATAGCCTGCCGCAGCCTGCTCCACCCTCACTGCCAAACGCGAAAAGAACTGGTCCGCCATGCTCTTCGCCAGGCCATTTAG
The DNA window shown above is from SAR202 cluster bacterium and carries:
- a CDS encoding magnesium transporter, whose translation is MDQNGAQSLLEQRRYDALRHELSTMHAAEVVGLIEDMPEEHVLAAFRLLPKDQAVEVFEQLDPEQQRRILEAFTTDKAQELLQAMSPDDRAALLDEVPAMVRQAPPPAPLPAAARLHSRPPGLRGGERRPHHDAGLHRPAPGHDRCAVPGAHPQAGAPPRDHIRRLRHRRPAPPPGHRLAQGPGDRAS
- the mgtE gene encoding magnesium transporter, yielding MTVAQSLERIRKLALRRETIYVAYVIDDQRHLLGTVSLKDLVIAPPEAKLGDIMTVNPKWVSTHTDQEEVAQVLRDYDILAVPVVDAEERLVGIVTWDDVVDIMEQETTEDIYRLGALQGGEQGNYFTTSILNVMRRRVVWLLLLVLVNTVTGSIIGWHNDLLQQFVILTIFIPLVMGTGGNVGAQSSTVVIRGLATGEIKSSEAAKIVAREVSVGLAMGVIIGVLAFSWAFAWRHQIEVAVSVGLALLGISAMATFVGVTLPFLFRLFKVDPALVSAPLITTVMDIFGITFYLVIATIMLRGIL